GCTAGTGAAGATGGTAAATGGTTGCTTTGGAGTTCAATACAATCTCAATTTTGGCGTATACCTTCTCTGCTTCTCTGGTATTTCTATACAGTTGACTGCATGTTCTTTCAGCATATAGGTAAAGCCAGAATTGTCTAGAGAAACCTAAACAGTGTTGGTTATTTGGTAGTTTCActtttcaacttcaaatttaGGGGCGGATACTGGATTCTGTTGCAACtgtgaattttagtttgtttatgACATTCACACATTTTCAAGCAATAGATCAAAGCTAGAATTGCAGCTAGAAATCTAACAGTAATAATTATCTATTCAGAACATGATCATAAGTTTGTCTACCactaaccaaaaagaaatcagTCATTGCAACATTGATCATTCTGTAATTCACTACCAAAATAGGTTTGATTCAaatcaaaccacacctgccgGAATACCTTGATGATGAGATCATGGTATTCATCAGAATTCAGTGTCAGGTAACAAGCTAAGAGCTCTTCAAGATCATCTGGCCGAGTTagcttcttctccacaatcaTCTCAACCATGGAATCTCTGAAGTCCTGTTGTGGGTCGAATGAGCACTTCACCACTGCAAAGCTATCCAAGCCTGTTCTCACCTGCTGCACCTTTCTCTCCTTTGCTGCCTTTTTTGCTTTCGCCATGTCTTGGAGAGCTTTGATTTTGCAGATTTCAACTCTTGATGCTGTTCTTGGAGAGCAAACTCTGACTTTGTTACTCCGCTTTGGTCTTGATTTCCTCTGCAAGTCTCTGCTTATGTAGACAGATTTCCTGTGTTTCTCACTCTTTGCCATCACCTCTTGTATCTTCATTTCCTTCAACTTCTGCCAATCTGAAGTCGGCTTTTCTTCagaaacttcttcttcaattgtttTCAGATTTGAAGAAGCATATCGATATTTCCTTGCACCAGAAGTTAATCCATGCTTGTTACTATCCTTCTCCTTTGTCAAAATTATTCTTGCTGCTAACATTTCCAACACATCATCCTCTTCTCCTGTTTTGCTTGATCTCTCTTCTGGTTCCTCTGCTTCTCCTTTTAATTCTAACCTCTTCTTCCCTGTAACTCCTTCATTTNNNNNNNNNNNNNNNNNNNNNNNNNNNNNNNNNNNNNNNNNNNNNNNNNNNNNNNNNNNNNNNNNNNNNNNNNNNNNNNNNNNNNNNNNNNNNNNNNNNNNNNNNNNNNNNNNNNNNNNNNNNNNNNNNNNNNNNNNNNNNNNNNNNNNNNNNNNNNNNNNNNNNNNNNNNNNNNNNNNNNNNNNNNNNNNNNNNNNNNNNNNNNNNNNNNNNNNNNNNNNNNNNNNNNNNNNNNNNNNNNNNNNNNNNNNNNNNNNNNNNNNNNNNNNNNNNNNNNNNNNNNNNNNNNNNNNNNNNNNNNNNNNNNNNNNNNNNNNNNNNNNNNNNNNNNNNNNNNNNNNNNNNNNNNNNNNNNNNNNNNNNNNNNNNNNNNNNNNNNNNNNNNNNNNNNNNNNNNNNNNNNNNNNNNNNNNNNNNNNNNNNNNNNNNNNNNNNNNNNNNNNNNNNNNNNNNNNNNNNNNNNNNNNNNNNNNNNNNNNNNNNNNNNNNNNNNNNNNNNNNNNNNNNNNNNNNNNNNNNNNNNNNNNNNNNNNNNNNNNNNNNNNNNNNNNNNNNNNNNNNNNNNNNNNNNNNNNNNNNNNNNNNNNNNNNNNNNNNNNNNNNNNNNNNNNNNNNNNNNNNNNNNNNNNNNNNNNNNNNNGAATTGTGTTGGATAGGCTGACCAGAAAGTTGGAGGAACCAAACTTGATGATTTGCTAATATTTTGGTGGGGGGTGTTATTGCAGATATCTAAATTTATTTGGATCTAGCGGTTTTTGCAGAAGCCCAATACAGCATGCAAATGAACTTAGTCACCAACCAAAGGGAAAATTTTGGTCAGGGTTTATTGTAGGTATCTACTTTCTTGTACAAAATGTGAATATGACATTAGAAAGGGGATTTCTGTAGAAGGGTTTTGGATTATTTAATCAACACTAATAAGTATATTCTTAGTTGAGACATTTCAAAAGTTTAGAATGTAATATTGTGGTTAAGATATATCTCCAAAAGCTTGTTTATGAAGAAAGGTACCAATCTAGCATTTCCAGTTGGTAGGTGGCAGT
The sequence above is drawn from the Fragaria vesca subsp. vesca unplaced genomic scaffold, FraVesHawaii_1.0 scf0512992, whole genome shotgun sequence genome and encodes:
- the LOC101311721 gene encoding uncharacterized protein LOC101311721, producing MLAARIILTKEKDSNKHGLTSGARKYRYASSNLKTIEEEVSEEKPTSDWQKLKEMKIQEVMAKSEKHRKSVYISRDLQRKSRPKRSNKVRVCSPRTASRVEICKIKALQDMAKAKKAAKERKVQQVRTGLDSFAVVKCSFDPQQDFRDSMVEMIVEKKLTRPDDLEELLACYLTLNSDEYHDLIIKVFRQVWFDLNQTYFGSELQNDQCCND